The nucleotide window AAAAAATGGTTAAAAAATGGTTAAAAAATGGTTAAAAAATGGTTAAAAAATggttaaaaaattgttaaaaaattgttaaaaattgGTTAAAATAATAGCTAAAAAATGGTTAAAATAATAGTCCAAATAACagctaaaataaaaagaatgtAAAAGAATACAGCaaaaaataagcaaaataaaaaatgctgGATTTTTCGCAATATGGCTTTAATGCCAAAATTGAGGAAACAAGTTTATATACATGCTCTGTTTTATTAGTGTTGTAGTTTGTAGCATTtgtaaattttcaaaaaattaattaaaaatcgTATAACGAAAATAAAGGCATATTTTAATagcatatttaataaaactcAAATACAAAAAACAATTACTGTTTATATCTTGGAAGGAACAGTAGTAATcatattcaaataaaaaatgataaaaaatgataaaaaatgataaaaaatgataaaaaaatgataaaaaaaaatgataaaaaaaaatgataaaaacaaaattatatgcCAAAATTATATGCCAAAATTATGTGCCAAAATTATGTGCCAAAATTATGTGCCAAAATTATATGCCCAATACTATCACACAACGACAGAAAGCCAAATTGTCTTGCATTTTTTCAAAGAAATGgcaaatttttaaatattttcttttgaaGCTCAAGATACCCAcctttcatattatatacaaaaatatctttttcttgaatatgaatatttttcttatcaAATGGTATATTTGATgtatttccatttttcaaaaaaatattattaaaaagttgtgttatttttaatgaatcaATACCTCTTCTACAAATGACAATAATAACTatctttccttttttttctaaaatatttaatttatcaaaaatgGTGTAAATGGTATTATCTGAATTATTATGTGAAGCCGAAtaaacattttcaataatatcaTCATAACTCCATTTTATTGAATTTTTAAGACCatatatattagaattattatatttcctaACATCCAATATTACTAAATAATTtggaataaaattaaaaaaagaaaatttattatttaatacatcaataaaattataaatatctatatgataattattttcatttaaattatctATTTTTGTACATTGGCCAATTTTCgaaatatttgaataatcataatttataataaaattatataattcattataattataaatagagcatatacaatttttatttttataattcatattaattACTTCAAATGGTTTATTATTGGAAAAACTGTTATAACTTAAAAATGGTTTTAaggttttttcttttaaatttgCAGAAAATTTAATTGCTTCATTAGCTTGTAATAATCCGATTATTCCTGTAACTGTTGATAATATACCATTTTCATCACAATTTTGCATTTCATTATGAttgttaaaattttttaaacatcTATAACAATTAGAatcattatcatttaaattatacacATTTAATTGTCCATACAAACCCAATGCACTAccaaatattaatttttttttataaagaaGACATaaatcatttattaaaaatctAGTACTTATATTATCAGTacaatctattattatatcataatattttataatttctaatcctttttttttatctaaaaaatatggataacatactatatttgtattttcatCAAAATCATTTAAAGTTAATTTTGCtgatattgttttatttaaacctatatttttttttttatgaattatttGTCTATGTAAATTTGATTTTTCTACTTTATCACCATCTACCAATCCAATTTCTGAAAACCCAAATTTgcttaaataaaaacatattgGTGATCCTAACCCTCCTATTCCTATAATTagaatttttgttttaaatattgtatttaatgaatttgtatttatttcttctatgttaatatattttccatgTTTTTCAACaacatttttatcaaaatttttgtaaaaaaatttgTCTTCAATTATGTTAATACTATTGTACTTGTttaaaaatcgaaaaaaataaggaaatATCTTTTCAcctttttcatataatatatcttttattttgttataaaaatCCATATATATCTGTTTTCTTTCTATCCAATTTAAAAtatcttttaaataatagCCTAAAATTAAACATGCACAACACCCTCcatattttctatatgtCAAATATGGCATCATTATAAATCTTaagaaattttattatgacattacaatatatatataattatacatccgtttatattcaaatggaaaaatatcTTATATGCGTAAAATAATAGGATCATACATGTTAGCATGTAGCTTACAAACTGGGAAATGCAGCTATACAAACTGGGAAATGCAACTACAAAAAGTGAGAAATGCAACTATACCATTTTTCTAACAATTCAATACTCTATAAAGCAATGAATagaagaaattaaaaaaaaatagcacaGTATGGTATTTATTACTATCCTTAAATGaagtataaaattataaaaaaaaaaaaaaaattttaataatcatacatatatattgttgTATGCAAAAATTCcaatatgcatttttttaatatcaaaatcatttattttttgtgatACTGTAAGCAGATAgactaataaaaatattggtTTGGTTCTCTTTCCTATTTCGTGAATtgtcaaataaaaaagaggaaatatgaaagaaaaaaatatatttttatttatttgaaatatGCAGTTCCTTATGCGATATGTtattagtatatatatttatatttatattatatgccatatataaaaaataataatagattataTGGCCACGAGAATTGCAAtaatttaagagaaaaaaataaaataaaatgaatttttttttaaaatagtataaatatataaatgacaAGAAAACTAAATTACATTTtccaaatatattaaaaaaaatatatttaccaTAAAATGTGATAATCTAtgttttataatgaattatatatagattgatataaagaaaaagtggaatatgcatatataaaaaaaattaattaaaattgtaaCTCTATAAAATtgtgtaaataaaataattaaaaacgGATGATTAAGGTATAGACTTAGATAAGAatgagaaatatatttacaagTACAAAAAAGAGGTTTCCCAATTTTCGCtatttttcatcattacCAAAAGCAAAGgtagtttaaaaaaaaaaaaaaaaaaaaaaaaaaaatataagaaaatataagaaaatataagaaaatattGTTACTTTTGAAAATAGCTAGTTATAAAATTTGCAAAGTTAGCTATTAATACCTAATTATGTGCATTTAAGCAAGTTTGAAAAACTGGATAAAAAGTTCAGACAACCATAAATTGTTACAAATTGCCACTACTACATGTTCCcaaaaattgttattatttttgatttattgttattttttctgATATTTTCTGATTTTTTCTGATTTTTTTGTAGGAACAAGTTAAAAAGACAATTCTGTACGACctccataaaaaaaaaaatgcaatttttaaaattttcaacGGTTTTTATTTACCAGATGAATATAAAGATGATACATTAATAACCTCTCATTTACATACGAGATCTAAATGCTCAATTTTTGACTACACATATAGAccaatattaaaaataagtggtaatgataaaataatatttttggaaaaatatattgggAGTGATATAAAAGGTTTATGGGAAAATGAATGTAGAATtagttttttattaacagAAAATGGGGGTATATTAGATgatatagtaataatattaaaaccAGAACATTTATtagtatatttaaatatccAATGTAAagaaaaagtatataaatatttaaatgataaattatTAGAAAATACAAAACTTGATGTAAAAATAGAAGAATATAATACTCATAGTTCTATATGTATACAAGGTTGTAAATCTACAGATGTATTAaatgaattaataaatgataatacaAATGTTGATGAGTTTAGTTTGATGTCTAGTAATGTatgtaaattaaataatgtaGATGATTGTCTATTAAATAGATATACATGTACAGGTGAAGATGGATATGATATACTTATACCTAATAAACATGTACAagacatatataaatgtatactTAATAATTCGCTAGTTAAACCTGGTGGTTTAGCTGTATTAAATACTCTAAGATTAGAAAGTGGATTTTCAGTATATGGAAAagatattaatgaaaattatactCCAATTGAATCTAATTATCAATGGGTATTAGGAAATAGAAGATTAAAAGAATTAGATTTCAATGGTgctaaaattattttagatcaaattaaaaatggaacaaaaataaaaagagtTGGTATTACTGTTAATTCAAATATTGTACCAAAAGAAAAttctaaaatatatttaaatgaaaaaaatcaagaaaattatattggATATATAACAAGTAGCTGTTTTTCGCCTATGCTACAAAAGCCAATAGCTATGGGTTATGTAAATTCAAATCATTCAACAGTTAATAATATTGTGAAAGTTGAATGTTTGGATAAATTGGAAGAAGCtcaaataacaaaaatgcCATTTGTCCCTTTATCAGTATAATTGAATAACTATTCGAGTTGGAATTGAATTGGAGTTGAAATCTCACAGTTTTATATCcataataaatttttgtgtgtgtatatttccacacatatatatccccccaaaaaaatatttgccTTCGTTTGGCATTTCCTTTTTATGAACAAAGTTAACATGCATATTagtgaaaatatttttttcctattaaaataaaaaatatatattttataattttttaaagtaccctattttattatccttTTCGAATGgtattgtttttataaatGGCTTTTCCCGTTCTTTTTTATGTTGCAAAAATGTTTTACACTTCAATTCCAGgagtttttttatattatttaataatctCATTAATTGTTTTGTgtgtaaaatatttacaatttttttgaaaGCACATGACTGCAAATAATATATCCAATGTATATACACTAATTTTCTACAATTTGTGCGCTTTAACATTTTtgataacttttttttttttttttttttttattatagtgtactataaattttgtaaaatatcCCTTTTTTTATTGATAAATTGGTAAAATTTTGAGAATATTATGGTCTCTAACTTTTATTAAAGATATCAGGAATGCACACAACCATCTTTTTCCATATTGTttgaaatttttaatttaaaatttctcatgtatatataaaaaaatttatctatattacagttgtagaatttttttttttttttttcgtattcCTATTTTAATGAACATATTATATTgacaaatttttaattttcattattttcaatgTCTTTAAATTCAAGAAATGATATTAAAATgagtatttaaattaatttattaaaattttataacacggcgaaaaaaaatgtgttatTCGATTATATGTAAGTAGGTATACACATTTTAGTGGCACAGAAAGAATCCTATTGTCTTAGACAAGAGGTTTAAACAAGTTTATTCGAAAACCAAAACACAACCAggataatttttattttattatatgtgtgtgtTATATGTGAGCtagccaaaaaaaaaaaaaaaaaaaaataatgaaaatagcGAAAATAGCGAACACAGCGAAAACAGCGAAAATAACGAAAATAGCGAAAACAGCGAAAACAGCGAAAAACGCATAACTACAAGGGTAAAATGAATGAGTCAGAGGAAAAAAACTCTAATTCAACATACTCTttctttttcaaaaatttatCAGTTACTGGCTTTTATGAAGAGAACTGTCTATTTATGACAGTAAAGGAATTGTTTGATAATTCAATCGATGCattatgtaataataaagGAGGTGAAAATTTTGATGAAGAAGGAGAAGGTACacgagaaaaaaaaatagaaatagAAATTAAGGAATATGGTAACAATTCATCATTTTATGAAATAATATGTAGAGATAATGGAGAAGGTATCGAAGTTAAAGACTTAGAAAAAATTTCTGAAATGTTTTTAACATCAAAAGAGGAATGTATAACTAGTGGAAAATTTGGTATTGGGCTTAAGacaatattgttatattctTTTAAAACTGCATATGGCTTTTtacacataaaaataaaagtaaaaaaaaataaaatttgggattttatattagtattagataaaaatttaaatcataCATTTGTTCAAAATTTTAAAGAATATATTGATGATACATGGGAATGGACAATAGAAATTTCTgtcattttaaaaattaataataattatatatctgatcaaaaaatacattcatatattaaattatttttattatggaaaaaaaatataacagttaaatatattcataatcCAAATGGTGAACAatctatatatacatattcaaataattctGATACTagtgaagaaaatatattaagtaTGTTATCAGACAACTCtataaatatgatttttaaaaaagattTTATAACTTCTTATAATTATGATGTTAATATGTATGTTAATGTAAGAAAGTCTGAAAAAATTATTCCATATGAACATGGTCATAATATAGGTTTTCTCTTTTTAATTCGATACGTCAATTCA belongs to Plasmodium yoelii strain 17X genome assembly, chromosome: 11 and includes:
- a CDS encoding ubiquitin-activating enzyme, putative, whose amino-acid sequence is MMPYLTYRKYGGCCACLILGYYLKDILNWIERKQIYMDFYNKIKDILYEKGEKIFPYFFRFLNKYNSINIIEDKFFYKNFDKNVVEKHGKYINIEEINTNSLNTIFKTKILIIGIGGLGSPICFYLSKFGFSEIGLVDGDKVEKSNLHRQIIHKKKNIGLNKTISAKLTLNDFDENTNIVCYPYFLDKKKGLEIIKYYDIIIDCTDNISTRFLINDLCLLYKKKLIFGSALGLYGQLNVYNLNDNDSNCYRCLKNFNNHNEMQNCDENGILSTVTGIIGLLQANEAIKFSANLKEKTLKPFLSYNSFSNNKPFEVINMNYKNKNCICSIYNYNELYNFIINYDYSNISKIGQCTKIDNLNENNYHIDIYNFIDVLNNKFSFFNFIPNYLVILDVRKYNNSNIYGLKNSIKWSYDDIIENVYSASHNNSDNTIYTIFDKLNILEKKGKIVIIVICRRGIDSLKITQLFNNIFLKNGNTSNIPFDKKNIHIQEKDIFVYNMKGGYLELQKKIFKNLPFL
- a CDS encoding aminomethyltransferase, mitochondrial, putative, producing the protein MRNIFTSTKKRFPNFRYFSSLPKAKEQVKKTILYDLHKKKNAIFKIFNGFYLPDEYKDDTLITSHLHTRSKCSIFDYTYRPILKISGNDKIIFLEKYIGSDIKGLWENECRISFLLTENGGILDDIVIILKPEHLLVYLNIQCKEKVYKYLNDKLLENTKLDVKIEEYNTHSSICIQGCKSTDVLNELINDNTNVDEFSLMSSNVCKLNNVDDCLLNRYTCTGEDGYDILIPNKHVQDIYKCILNNSLVKPGGLAVLNTLRLESGFSVYGKDINENYTPIESNYQWVLGNRRLKELDFNGAKIILDQIKNGTKIKRVGITVNSNIVPKENSKIYLNEKNQENYIGYITSSCFSPMLQKPIAMGYVNSNHSTVNNIVKVECLDKLEEAQITKMPFVPLSV
- a CDS encoding DNA topoisomerase 6 subunit B, putative translates to MNESEEKNSNSTYSFFFKNLSVTGFYEENCLFMTVKELFDNSIDALCNNKGGENFDEEGEGTREKKIEIEIKEYGNNSSFYEIICRDNGEGIEVKDLEKISEMFLTSKEECITSGKFGIGLKTILLYSFKTAYGFLHIKIKVKKNKIWDFILVLDKNLNHTFVQNFKEYIDDTWEWTIEISVILKINNNYISDQKIHSYIKLFLLWKKNITVKYIHNPNGEQSIYTYSNNSDTSEENILSMLSDNSINMIFKKDFITSYNYDVNMYVNVRKSEKIIPYEHGHNIGFLFLIRYVNSMPLLRTSSSDCSITVDFRNFLKYHGPQFGIELPTIENRDEMTLEELTIPSCFDELNKVSNIFTVKRSEKSTWNIMIIGIDVRGRDISFVSLSKNCIKEGEYLSNLIKKCSINLYNNIKKELPQEFENISDYQLRQALDIYGVQLASSLSKIILKGHEEFKNKIFFLLNEKKKKKNNSTCEQEEYNNNYTSYDENILTKELYSHIREKIILNEKTYENPKTKIQLTDDSNKSHYKNDPSKDDSYSDDDGDYK